The segment GATGCGTCGGCGAACTCGGGATGCTCGTCGGCAAGCCGCGCCGTCTCGACGGCGCCGGGCAACAGCGGCGAGTCGTGGAGGGCTGCGCCGGCAGTGCGTTCGGCGGCGCGGAGGTAGGCCCAGCCGGGGCCTTCGATCCCGGTCACGGTGATGCCGGTCAGGCCGGCGTCGGCGGCCTCGGCCGCGAGCTCGGCGGCGGTGTGGAAGTGAGCGGTGGTGAAGCCGCGGCTGCCGTCGTACGAGCCGCTGCGCAGGACGGTGGCGACCTCGCCGTGGAGAAGCTCGGAGGTGAGCTCGGCGTGCACGGTGTAGTCCTGCAGGAGGCTGTAGCGGCTGATCCCAGCGGCGGCGACCAGGGCGCCGGGCTTCACCGCTCTGGCGGCTTCTTCGAGGGCGCGGACGCGGTCGGCTCGGGTGGTGAGGTGGTAGAGCGGCCCGAGCAGCAGGACGGCGTCGTAGGAGCCGGTGGCGACGGCGAGGTGCCGGGCGTCGCCGAGTTCGGTGGTGCATCCGGGGGCGTGGACGGCGGCTTGGTCGAGGTGCCGGGAAACAGGGTCGACCAGGTGGACGGCGTGGCCGTCCTCGATGAGCCACCGGGCGTGGGTTCCAGGACCGCCGCCGACGTCGAGCACCCGTGCGGGAGCGGGCGGAAGGTGGCGGCGGAGGAGCTCGCGGGTGCGGAGGAGTTCGAGGCGGCCGCTGGCGGTGGTGTGGAGCCGGCCGGCTTCGTCGTACTGGGCGGCGTAGTAGGTGACGATCTCGGACGCTGTCTGCACAGGGCTCGGTGTCGACATGACCGGAGGGTACGAGCCGGAAGCGGGGCGAGGCATCCGGTTTCCCGGGCGCTTTGTGGAGTTCGGTGTGTCCCTCACGGCCGAGCGGTAGGGTTTCGCATTCACGCTGGGCGACGTTGCACGGGAAGGGCGCGGTGATGCGGGAGGGACAGCCCGGGCGGGATTGGGAGCCCGCCGGCTTAGCCGAAGTCGTCACCTTGTTCTCGAAGACGCCCCGCCCGTGGTGGGTGGCTGGCGGCTACGCCGTGGAACTTGCTGTGGGCCGGCCGTTTCGGGAGCACGATGACATCGACGTCCTTCTGCTGCGCCAAGACCAGCTCGAGGTTCAAGAGGTCCTCGCCGGGTGGGAGTGGTGGGCTGCGGACCCGCCGGGATCTTTGCGCCGATGGCTGTCCGGAGAGCTGCTGCCGGTCGGCGTGCACGACGTGTGGTGCCGGCCTGGTCCGGGTGCGCCGTGGCGGATTCAGGTGATGCTCGATGAGGCCGACGGCGAGACCTGGGTGTCACGTCGCGATGCCCGGGTCCGACGGCCTGTGGAGCGGCTCGGGGCAAGGGCCGCGGACGGTACGCCGTTCCTGGCGCCGGAGATCCAGCTGTTCTACAAGGCGAAGAGTCCTCGGCCGAAGGATGAGCAGGACTTCACCGAGGTACTGCCTCACCTCGCCCCAGAGGCGCGGGCGTGGCTGGCCGAGGCGCTTTCTCTCGTGTACGGGCCGCACCCGTGGGCCGCGATCCTGCATAACAGGAAGGGAAGTTGATGCCGCAGAAGACCGCCCCGTCCGGCTACTCCTACGCCGCGCACTACGCGGACGTGCACCTGATCATCCGCCGGGGGGACGAGATTCTCATGAGTCGCCGCGTGGAGACGCATCGCGTATTCCCGGGCATGTTCCAGGTGCCGGCCGGGCTCATGGAGGAGGGGGAGCCCGCCGCCGTGGCGGCTGCCCGCGAATTCGCCGAGGAGACCGGCGCCGCCGTCGACCCGGCCGACGTCCGGTTCGTGCACCTGATGCACCACGTATCGACGCACGCCGGTGACCAGCGGATCGCGTTCTTCTTCGAGACAGACCGGTGGCACGGCGAGATCGGCAACCCCGAGCCGGACAAGTGCGAGGGCTGGACCTGGCACAAGACAGCGGTACTGCCCGAGCCGATGCCGCCGTACCTCGCGGTCGCGCTGCGGCACATCGCCAGCGGTCTCCCCTACAGCGAGTACGCGTGGCCCGCGGCGTAGAGCGCCGTTGGCGCTGCCCGTGAGCCGGTATGAGTGGTTGTGCCGGTGTAGTGTTTCGAGCTGCGCTGGTGCAGACTCCGCCGTGGTCGGAACGCATCGAAGAAGTCGGCTCATCTTGGAGGACGGGTGCCAGCGATCCAGCGGATCACCTCCCGCAACGCGAAGTTCCAGCTGTGGGAGGCCCTGCTCACCAATCGGAAAAAGCGCAACCAGCTAGGCGAGTTCCTGGTCCAGGGGGGTTCGGCCGATCTCGTTGGCTGTTGAGTACGGCTGGCCGATCCACGCGCTGCTCTACGACGACCGGCGGAAGTTGTCGGGCTGGGCGCAGGAGCTGCTGCGGACGACCCGGGCGGAGCGGATCGTGATGGCGCCGGAGCTGCTGGCGGAGCTGGGCGAGAAGGCCGAGGGTGTGCCCGAGGTGATCGCGGTGGTCGGCTTGCCAGCGGACGACCTTGGCCGGATCGAGGTCGGGCCGGACTTCCTCGGTGTCCTCTTCGACTGGCCGACCACGCCGGGCAACATCGGGAGCATCATCCGGTCGGCGGACGCCTTTGGCGCGCACGGGATGATCGTTTCGGGTCACGCCGCCGACGTCTACGACCCGAAGGCCGTGCGGGCGACCACCGGCAGCCTGTTCTCGCTGCCGTCCGTCCGGGTGCCGGGGCCGAACGAGGTGATGGCCTGGGTGAAGCAGCAACGTGCTGCCGGTTACCCGCTGGTGCTGGTGGGCACGGATGAGAAGGGCGACGCCGATGTCTTCGACTTCGACCTGACCCAGCCGGTGCTGCTGCTGGTGGGCAACGAAACGACGGGGCTGTCCAGTGCGTGGCGGGAGCTGTGCGACTTCACGGTGAGCATCCCGATGACGGGGGCGGCCAGTTCGCTGAACGCGGCGAACGCCGCGACCGCGGTGCTGTATGAGGCTTCCCGGCAGCGGATCGCGGCCGGGAAGAGCTCGCGCTGACCACAGGTCAGGTCCAGGTGCCGCCTGCGGCGGCACGGCGGTAGACCTCCAGGTACTGCCCGGCGATCACGTGGTGGCCCCAGCGCTCGATGGCGGTGGAGCGTAGGTGCTCCGGGGCAGGGAGACCGGCCAGGATCTTGGCGGCCTCCTCCCCAGTGGGCGTCTGCTCGACCGGTAGGGCGATGCCGACGTGCGGGGCTATCTCGGCGAGGCATCCGTTGTCG is part of the Streptomyces sp. NBC_01216 genome and harbors:
- a CDS encoding NUDIX domain-containing protein, which codes for MPQKTAPSGYSYAAHYADVHLIIRRGDEILMSRRVETHRVFPGMFQVPAGLMEEGEPAAVAAAREFAEETGAAVDPADVRFVHLMHHVSTHAGDQRIAFFFETDRWHGEIGNPEPDKCEGWTWHKTAVLPEPMPPYLAVALRHIASGLPYSEYAWPAA
- a CDS encoding class I SAM-dependent methyltransferase; protein product: MSTPSPVQTASEIVTYYAAQYDEAGRLHTTASGRLELLRTRELLRRHLPPAPARVLDVGGGPGTHARWLIEDGHAVHLVDPVSRHLDQAAVHAPGCTTELGDARHLAVATGSYDAVLLLGPLYHLTTRADRVRALEEAARAVKPGALVAAAGISRYSLLQDYTVHAELTSELLHGEVATVLRSGSYDGSRGFTTAHFHTAAELAAEAADAGLTGITVTGIEGPGWAYLRAAERTAGAALHDSPLLPGAVETARLADEHPEFADASAHLLVTGRAQE
- a CDS encoding nucleotidyltransferase domain-containing protein, whose amino-acid sequence is MREGQPGRDWEPAGLAEVVTLFSKTPRPWWVAGGYAVELAVGRPFREHDDIDVLLLRQDQLEVQEVLAGWEWWAADPPGSLRRWLSGELLPVGVHDVWCRPGPGAPWRIQVMLDEADGETWVSRRDARVRRPVERLGARAADGTPFLAPEIQLFYKAKSPRPKDEQDFTEVLPHLAPEARAWLAEALSLVYGPHPWAAILHNRKGS